The Onthophagus taurus isolate NC chromosome 2, IU_Otau_3.0, whole genome shotgun sequence genome includes a window with the following:
- the LOC111427554 gene encoding vasoactive intestinal polypeptide receptor 2-like isoform X2, whose protein sequence is MNESKRLQEKGIREQREHCYINYGAGSLSNSTAAIFNETTEKWFCPAYFDGIWCWSPTPANSSNIVPCPPYIAGHKIDANASRFCTELAEWFINPERRTYWTNYSQCIQDNPTVVDKICDENVTFPHYIQLINVISHTGYTISFCALLIAFVVMLAIKKLHCPRNKLHMHLFMSFILKIFFAHLKDILFVGGIGLKENIVSKNGDKYFFHDRETNNWTCKLVTTLWELFITANYSWILMEGLYLHNLIFRALFADSDRNILHYIILGWTLPTLVIIPWVITRRIYDDTFCWTTHNEEYIFLIIRIPTMISVLINFVLFIRITRVIYSKLQAPIYEEARRYQKWARSTLVLVPLFGIHYALFISISYLMDQHPITELIWIGCDQFFASFQGLFVAILYCFMNAEVRAEIKPFMHSFLTNWATKDYFRHLFPCRNKYLRSGRGRPSVCTTMSCSSLYNNGIGHHRNSKTKWESSLKGKHSGIQDKEKDHVCKHNTRSWHEASSKWLQGDNHSKESEFNRSSQTEMTDDRSMRLIVDNEKSKSVPNSINETACMLPRKD, encoded by the exons ATGAATGAAAGCAAACGACTTCAAGAAAAAGGGATAAGGGAACAACGAGAACATTGCTATATTAATTATGGAGCTGGATCTCTATCGAATAGCACAGCTGCTATATTTAATGAAACTACAG aaaaatgGTTTTGTCCAGCTTATTTTGACGGAATATGGTGTTGGTCTCCAACTCCTGCAAATTCTTCGAATATAGTACCATGCCCACCTTACATAGCTGGTCATAaaata gaCGCGAATGCAAGTAGATTTTGCACTGAATTGGCAGAATGGTTTATTAATCCTGAACGTAGAACGTATTGGACAAATTACTCCCAGTGCATACAAGACAATCCAACGGTTGTGGATAAAATTTGcgatgaaaatgtaacatttcCG CATTACATTCAACTTATTAATGTTATATCACATACGGGATACACAATATCATTTTGTGCACTGCTGATTGCTTTCGTGGTAATGTTGGCgataaa aaaattacATTGTCCAAGGAACAAATTGCATATGCACCTATTTATGTcatttatactaaaaatatttttcgcgcatttaaaagatattttattcgTGGGTGGAATtggattaaaagaaaatattgtttctaaaaacggggataaatacttttttcatGATCGAGaa ACTAATAATTGGACTTGCAAACTTGTAACAACGTTATGGGAATTATTTATCACAGCGAATTATTCATGGATACTCATGGAGGGTTTATACTTacataatttgatatttaGAGCTCTCTTCGCCGATTCCGATAGAAATATTCTTCATTATATCATTCTCGGTTGGA CGCTACCAACACTCGTTATAATACCATGGGTTATCACAAGAAGAATATATGATGATACGTTTTGTTGGACAACGCATAATGAAGAATACATATTCTTAATCATACGAATTCCTACAATGATATCAGTactt attaacttcgttttatttataagaataACAAGAGTAATCTATAGCAAATTGCAAGCTCCTATTTACGAGGAAGCTCGTCGATATCAAAAATGGGCAAGATCAACCCTAGTTTTAGTTCCTTTGTTCGGGATTCATTACGCTCTCTTCATCAGCATTTCCTACCTGATGGATCAGCATCCCATAACAGAATTAATATGGATCGGATGTGACCAATTTTTCGCCAGCTTCCAG ggCTTATTCGTTGCTATTTTATATTGCTTCATGAATGCTGAAGTTAGAGCTGAAATTAAACCGTTTATGCATTCATTTCTAACCAACTGGGCTACAAAAGACTATTTTAGGCACCTCTTTCCCTGTCGTAATAAATATTTGag GTCAGGAAGGGGAAGACCATCAGTTTGCACAACAATGTCTTGCAGTTCTTTGTATAACAATGGAATAGGACATCATCGAAATAGCAAAACGAAATGGGAATCATCTTTAAAAGGAAAACATTCTGGAATTCAag ATAAAGAAAAAGATCATGTTTGTAAACATAACACAAGAAGTTGGCATGAAGCGTCCTCGAAATGGTTGCAAGGAGATAATCATTCAAAGGAATCCGAATTTAATCGATCGTCGCAAACTGAGATGACTGATGACAGATCTATGAGATtaattgttgataatgagaAAAGTAAATCCGTACCAAATTCCATAAATGAAACTGCGTGCATGTTGCCgagaaaagattaa
- the LOC111427554 gene encoding vasoactive intestinal polypeptide receptor 2-like isoform X1 encodes MHIHMDLLDMNESKRLQEKGIREQREHCYINYGAGSLSNSTAAIFNETTEKWFCPAYFDGIWCWSPTPANSSNIVPCPPYIAGHKIDANASRFCTELAEWFINPERRTYWTNYSQCIQDNPTVVDKICDENVTFPHYIQLINVISHTGYTISFCALLIAFVVMLAIKKLHCPRNKLHMHLFMSFILKIFFAHLKDILFVGGIGLKENIVSKNGDKYFFHDRETNNWTCKLVTTLWELFITANYSWILMEGLYLHNLIFRALFADSDRNILHYIILGWTLPTLVIIPWVITRRIYDDTFCWTTHNEEYIFLIIRIPTMISVLINFVLFIRITRVIYSKLQAPIYEEARRYQKWARSTLVLVPLFGIHYALFISISYLMDQHPITELIWIGCDQFFASFQGLFVAILYCFMNAEVRAEIKPFMHSFLTNWATKDYFRHLFPCRNKYLRSGRGRPSVCTTMSCSSLYNNGIGHHRNSKTKWESSLKGKHSGIQDKEKDHVCKHNTRSWHEASSKWLQGDNHSKESEFNRSSQTEMTDDRSMRLIVDNEKSKSVPNSINETACMLPRKD; translated from the exons ATGCATATTCATATG GATTTACTCGACATGAATGAAAGCAAACGACTTCAAGAAAAAGGGATAAGGGAACAACGAGAACATTGCTATATTAATTATGGAGCTGGATCTCTATCGAATAGCACAGCTGCTATATTTAATGAAACTACAG aaaaatgGTTTTGTCCAGCTTATTTTGACGGAATATGGTGTTGGTCTCCAACTCCTGCAAATTCTTCGAATATAGTACCATGCCCACCTTACATAGCTGGTCATAaaata gaCGCGAATGCAAGTAGATTTTGCACTGAATTGGCAGAATGGTTTATTAATCCTGAACGTAGAACGTATTGGACAAATTACTCCCAGTGCATACAAGACAATCCAACGGTTGTGGATAAAATTTGcgatgaaaatgtaacatttcCG CATTACATTCAACTTATTAATGTTATATCACATACGGGATACACAATATCATTTTGTGCACTGCTGATTGCTTTCGTGGTAATGTTGGCgataaa aaaattacATTGTCCAAGGAACAAATTGCATATGCACCTATTTATGTcatttatactaaaaatatttttcgcgcatttaaaagatattttattcgTGGGTGGAATtggattaaaagaaaatattgtttctaaaaacggggataaatacttttttcatGATCGAGaa ACTAATAATTGGACTTGCAAACTTGTAACAACGTTATGGGAATTATTTATCACAGCGAATTATTCATGGATACTCATGGAGGGTTTATACTTacataatttgatatttaGAGCTCTCTTCGCCGATTCCGATAGAAATATTCTTCATTATATCATTCTCGGTTGGA CGCTACCAACACTCGTTATAATACCATGGGTTATCACAAGAAGAATATATGATGATACGTTTTGTTGGACAACGCATAATGAAGAATACATATTCTTAATCATACGAATTCCTACAATGATATCAGTactt attaacttcgttttatttataagaataACAAGAGTAATCTATAGCAAATTGCAAGCTCCTATTTACGAGGAAGCTCGTCGATATCAAAAATGGGCAAGATCAACCCTAGTTTTAGTTCCTTTGTTCGGGATTCATTACGCTCTCTTCATCAGCATTTCCTACCTGATGGATCAGCATCCCATAACAGAATTAATATGGATCGGATGTGACCAATTTTTCGCCAGCTTCCAG ggCTTATTCGTTGCTATTTTATATTGCTTCATGAATGCTGAAGTTAGAGCTGAAATTAAACCGTTTATGCATTCATTTCTAACCAACTGGGCTACAAAAGACTATTTTAGGCACCTCTTTCCCTGTCGTAATAAATATTTGag GTCAGGAAGGGGAAGACCATCAGTTTGCACAACAATGTCTTGCAGTTCTTTGTATAACAATGGAATAGGACATCATCGAAATAGCAAAACGAAATGGGAATCATCTTTAAAAGGAAAACATTCTGGAATTCAag ATAAAGAAAAAGATCATGTTTGTAAACATAACACAAGAAGTTGGCATGAAGCGTCCTCGAAATGGTTGCAAGGAGATAATCATTCAAAGGAATCCGAATTTAATCGATCGTCGCAAACTGAGATGACTGATGACAGATCTATGAGATtaattgttgataatgagaAAAGTAAATCCGTACCAAATTCCATAAATGAAACTGCGTGCATGTTGCCgagaaaagattaa